One window of Athalia rosae chromosome 2, iyAthRosa1.1, whole genome shotgun sequence genomic DNA carries:
- the LOC105691449 gene encoding E3 ubiquitin-protein ligase TRIM9 isoform X2 translates to MEDELRCPLCKELFNEPVLLPCWHALCLCCAVNLQAPPDSQPECCPSDPVNAPDQEADKLSILSETDSGVVCSSTSTSSRPGSYVGTPGNGGFPPSGGTLCLACPVCQKMVYFDEGGAHNLPKYRAMQHIVDKYQEARNIKLQCQMCEGDPQEATVACEQCEVLYCDSCRESCHPNRGPLAAHNLGPPRGSWHSSTRTRGSGDPGSTGCAEHPGEMVCLYCAMCKSAACSLCLRERHAAHPHDVLPLAAACKAQKTELSQNLQQLSERARSTTEFIQRLKGMTDKVHEECAALEQEVDDRVASLVGQLQARKGRLIEAARQTRESRVRSLREHVGRCASHLQATTALLTFCIEALKETDSAAFLQIGGMLSVRASAAAGSWGAAEGVQEAARLPLLDLTLDDKPLRRAIDQLTFVQLKPPGAPQLIPEECSAENNSVTVAWQPPGGGGGVASGQRGPAVEGYLLELDDGCGGEFREVYCGRETICTVDGLHFNSLYNARVRAFNSAGEGEYSELIGLQTAEVAWFSWAVGQSSSGSSMGSGMTSGIGMGMGSGVPQEVSVSEDATSASCEGYEHRVVLSSVGFSRGVHYWELTIDRYHSDTDPAFGVARADVARDQMLGKDEKGWSMYIDRQRSWFMHGGRHAQRTEGGVQQGSTVGVLLDLETTHTLRFFVNDQPQGGVAFRDLYGVFYPAVSLNRGVCVTLHTALDVPRHLLTTHDEYLSDIVQS, encoded by the exons ATGGAGGACGAGCTTCGGTGCCCCTTGTGCAAGGAGCTCTTCAACGAGCCAGTTCTGCTTCCGTGTTGGCACGCCTTGTGCTTATGTTGTGCCGTCAATCTCCAGGCGCCCCCGGATTCTCAGCCGGAATGTTGCCCTTCGGATCCGGTGAACGCTCCGGATCAAGAGGCGGACAAGCTGTCGATACTATCGGAGACGGATTCGGGGGTGGTCTGCAGCAGCACGTCGACGTCCTCGAGACCCGGAAGTTACGTCGGGACACCGGGTAACGGGGGATTCCCGCCTTCCGGAGGAACTCTCTGCCTGGCCTGTCCCGTTTGCCAAAAAATGGTTTACTTCGACGAGGGGGGCGCCCACAATTTGCCAAAATACAGGGCCATGCAGCACATCGTTGACAAGTACCAAGAGGCTAGGAATATTAAATTGCAGTGCCAGATGTGCGAAGGGGATCCGCAGGAGGCTACCGTAGCCTGCGAACAGTGCGAg GTCCTCTACTGCGATTCCTGCAGAGAGTCCTGTCACCCCAACCGGGGTCCCCTGGCGGCGCACAACCTCGGACCTCCGCGGGGCAGCTGGCATTCGTCGACGCGGACACGGGGATCCGGTGACCCGGGGTCTACCGGGTGCGCCGAACACCCCGGTGAAATGGTATGCCTCTATTGTGCCATGTGCAAAAGCGCCGCCTGCTCCTTGTGCCTTCGGGAGAGACACGCCGCTCATCCCCACGACGTATTGCCCCTGGCAGCCGCTTGCAAAGCCCAAaag ACGGAATTGTCGCAAAATCTACAACAGCTGTCTGAGAGGGCGAGATCGACGACGGAGTTTATACAGAGGCTTAAAGGAATGACGGACAAAGTTCAC GAGGAATGCGCGGCCCTGGAGCAGGAGGTTGACGACAGGGTGGCGAGTTTGGTGGGTCAGCTGCAGGCGCGTAAGGGTCGTTTGATCGAGGCAGCAAGGCAGACGCGAGAGAGTCGGGTTAGGTCCCTGAGGGAACACGTCGGTAGATGCGCCTCTCACCTGCAGGCAACAACCGCCCTACTCACATTCTGCATCGAGGCACTCAAGGAAACGGACAGCGCCGCCTTCCTCCAAATCGGCGGTATGCTCTCCGTCAGAGCTTCTGCCGCCGCTGGATCTTGGGGTGCCGCTGAGGGGGTTCAGGAAGCCGCCAGACTTCCCCTTCTGGATCTCACCCTCGATGACAAACCCCTACGCAGGGCCATCGATCAACTAACCTTTGTGCAGCTCAAAC CACCAGGTGCGCCTCAGTTGATCCCCGAAGAATGCAGTGCCGAGAATAACAGCGTTACCGTGGCCTGGCAGCCTCCGGGAGGTGGAGGCGGAGTCGCAAGTGGTCAGCGCGGTCCAGCCGTGGAGGGTTATCTCCTGGAACTGGACGACGGTTGCGGTGGAGAGTTCAGA GAGGTGTACTGCGGACGAGAGACGATCTGCACGGTAGATGGGCTGCACTTCAATTCGCTTTACAACGCTAGGGTGAGGGCGTTCAACAGTGCGGGGGAAGGAGAATATTCGGAGCTGATCGGCCTACAAACTGCCGAGG TTGCGTGGTTTTCCTGGGCGGTCGGTCAATCGAGTTCCGGTTCATCTATGGGATCCGGAATGACGTCTGGTATCGGAATGGGAATGGGTTCGGGTGTCCCCCAGGAAGTATCCGTATCGGAGGACGCGACGAGCGCCTCGTGCGAAGGTTACGAGCATCGGGTGGTCCTATCAAGCGTCGGTTTCTCCAGGGGTGTCCACTATTGGGAACTGACCATTGACCGATACCACAGCGACACGGACCCGGCCTTCGGGGTAGCCCGTGCCGACGTAGCGAGGGACCAAATGCTCG gTAAGGACGAGAAGGGCTGGAGCATGTACATCGATCGTCAACGTTCTTGGTTCATGCACGGCGGTAGACACGCGCAACGTACGGAAGGCGGCGTTCAACAAGGTTCAACGGTCGGCGTTCTTCTCGATTTGGAAACGACGCACACTCTCCGATTTTTCGTAAACGATCAACCGCAGGGTGGTGTCGCCTTTCGTGATCTCTACGGCGTATTTTATCCAGCCGTTAGCCTCAACCGTGGCGTGTGCGTGACTTTGCACACCGCGCTCGACGTTCCCAGGCATCTACTAACAACCCACGACGAATACCTTAGCGATATTGTGCAAAGCTAG
- the LOC105691449 gene encoding E3 ubiquitin-protein ligase TRIM9 isoform X1 gives MEDELRCPLCKELFNEPVLLPCWHALCLCCAVNLQAPPDSQPECCPSDPVNAPDQEADKLSILSETDSGVVCSSTSTSSRPGSYVGTPGNGGFPPSGGTLCLACPVCQKMVYFDEGGAHNLPKYRAMQHIVDKYQEARNIKLQCQMCEGDPQEATVACEQCEVLYCDSCRESCHPNRGPLAAHNLGPPRGSWHSSTRTRGSGDPGSTGCAEHPGEMVCLYCAMCKSAACSLCLRERHAAHPHDVLPLAAACKAQKTELSQNLQQLSERARSTTEFIQRLKGMTDKVHEECAALEQEVDDRVASLVGQLQARKGRLIEAARQTRESRVRSLREHVGRCASHLQATTALLTFCIEALKETDSAAFLQIGGMLSVRASAAAGSWGAAEGVQEAARLPLLDLTLDDKPLRRAIDQLTFVQLKPADGEDRYPTAAPGAPQLIPEECSAENNSVTVAWQPPGGGGGVASGQRGPAVEGYLLELDDGCGGEFREVYCGRETICTVDGLHFNSLYNARVRAFNSAGEGEYSELIGLQTAEVAWFSWAVGQSSSGSSMGSGMTSGIGMGMGSGVPQEVSVSEDATSASCEGYEHRVVLSSVGFSRGVHYWELTIDRYHSDTDPAFGVARADVARDQMLGKDEKGWSMYIDRQRSWFMHGGRHAQRTEGGVQQGSTVGVLLDLETTHTLRFFVNDQPQGGVAFRDLYGVFYPAVSLNRGVCVTLHTALDVPRHLLTTHDEYLSDIVQS, from the exons ATGGAGGACGAGCTTCGGTGCCCCTTGTGCAAGGAGCTCTTCAACGAGCCAGTTCTGCTTCCGTGTTGGCACGCCTTGTGCTTATGTTGTGCCGTCAATCTCCAGGCGCCCCCGGATTCTCAGCCGGAATGTTGCCCTTCGGATCCGGTGAACGCTCCGGATCAAGAGGCGGACAAGCTGTCGATACTATCGGAGACGGATTCGGGGGTGGTCTGCAGCAGCACGTCGACGTCCTCGAGACCCGGAAGTTACGTCGGGACACCGGGTAACGGGGGATTCCCGCCTTCCGGAGGAACTCTCTGCCTGGCCTGTCCCGTTTGCCAAAAAATGGTTTACTTCGACGAGGGGGGCGCCCACAATTTGCCAAAATACAGGGCCATGCAGCACATCGTTGACAAGTACCAAGAGGCTAGGAATATTAAATTGCAGTGCCAGATGTGCGAAGGGGATCCGCAGGAGGCTACCGTAGCCTGCGAACAGTGCGAg GTCCTCTACTGCGATTCCTGCAGAGAGTCCTGTCACCCCAACCGGGGTCCCCTGGCGGCGCACAACCTCGGACCTCCGCGGGGCAGCTGGCATTCGTCGACGCGGACACGGGGATCCGGTGACCCGGGGTCTACCGGGTGCGCCGAACACCCCGGTGAAATGGTATGCCTCTATTGTGCCATGTGCAAAAGCGCCGCCTGCTCCTTGTGCCTTCGGGAGAGACACGCCGCTCATCCCCACGACGTATTGCCCCTGGCAGCCGCTTGCAAAGCCCAAaag ACGGAATTGTCGCAAAATCTACAACAGCTGTCTGAGAGGGCGAGATCGACGACGGAGTTTATACAGAGGCTTAAAGGAATGACGGACAAAGTTCAC GAGGAATGCGCGGCCCTGGAGCAGGAGGTTGACGACAGGGTGGCGAGTTTGGTGGGTCAGCTGCAGGCGCGTAAGGGTCGTTTGATCGAGGCAGCAAGGCAGACGCGAGAGAGTCGGGTTAGGTCCCTGAGGGAACACGTCGGTAGATGCGCCTCTCACCTGCAGGCAACAACCGCCCTACTCACATTCTGCATCGAGGCACTCAAGGAAACGGACAGCGCCGCCTTCCTCCAAATCGGCGGTATGCTCTCCGTCAGAGCTTCTGCCGCCGCTGGATCTTGGGGTGCCGCTGAGGGGGTTCAGGAAGCCGCCAGACTTCCCCTTCTGGATCTCACCCTCGATGACAAACCCCTACGCAGGGCCATCGATCAACTAACCTTTGTGCAGCTCAAAC CCGCTGATGGGGAGGACCGTTACCCTACCGCAG CACCAGGTGCGCCTCAGTTGATCCCCGAAGAATGCAGTGCCGAGAATAACAGCGTTACCGTGGCCTGGCAGCCTCCGGGAGGTGGAGGCGGAGTCGCAAGTGGTCAGCGCGGTCCAGCCGTGGAGGGTTATCTCCTGGAACTGGACGACGGTTGCGGTGGAGAGTTCAGA GAGGTGTACTGCGGACGAGAGACGATCTGCACGGTAGATGGGCTGCACTTCAATTCGCTTTACAACGCTAGGGTGAGGGCGTTCAACAGTGCGGGGGAAGGAGAATATTCGGAGCTGATCGGCCTACAAACTGCCGAGG TTGCGTGGTTTTCCTGGGCGGTCGGTCAATCGAGTTCCGGTTCATCTATGGGATCCGGAATGACGTCTGGTATCGGAATGGGAATGGGTTCGGGTGTCCCCCAGGAAGTATCCGTATCGGAGGACGCGACGAGCGCCTCGTGCGAAGGTTACGAGCATCGGGTGGTCCTATCAAGCGTCGGTTTCTCCAGGGGTGTCCACTATTGGGAACTGACCATTGACCGATACCACAGCGACACGGACCCGGCCTTCGGGGTAGCCCGTGCCGACGTAGCGAGGGACCAAATGCTCG gTAAGGACGAGAAGGGCTGGAGCATGTACATCGATCGTCAACGTTCTTGGTTCATGCACGGCGGTAGACACGCGCAACGTACGGAAGGCGGCGTTCAACAAGGTTCAACGGTCGGCGTTCTTCTCGATTTGGAAACGACGCACACTCTCCGATTTTTCGTAAACGATCAACCGCAGGGTGGTGTCGCCTTTCGTGATCTCTACGGCGTATTTTATCCAGCCGTTAGCCTCAACCGTGGCGTGTGCGTGACTTTGCACACCGCGCTCGACGTTCCCAGGCATCTACTAACAACCCACGACGAATACCTTAGCGATATTGTGCAAAGCTAG